One window of Nicotiana tomentosiformis chromosome 11, ASM39032v3, whole genome shotgun sequence genomic DNA carries:
- the LOC104101212 gene encoding kinesin-like protein KIN-4A isoform X1: MDSSGYPVKENGDPGDMEEEAAKEWEHTLLQDSLDKELNELNRRLKQKESEMKLYGSFDTMALKQHFGKKIIELEEEKRDVQQERDRLLAAAENRAANSDGLSRKLQDMHSQKLKSLEAQIQDLKKKQENQVQLLKQKQESDEAAKRLQDEIQSIKAQKAQLQQKLKQEAEQFRLWKASREKELVQLRKEGRRNAYERHKLVALNQRQKMVSIFLSLYVVFHSSAAACCRELEILIVYRGSMLDPCATIQLLLNEMAK, from the exons ATGGATTCATCCGGTTATCCTGTGAAAGAAAATG GTGATCCAGGAGATATGGAAGAAGAAGCAGCAAAAGAGTGGGAACACACTCTCCTTCAAGACTCCTTAGACAAAGAATTGAATGAATTAAATAGGCGTTTAAAGCAGAAAGAG TCTGAGATGAAACTTTATGGAAGCTTTGACACCATGGCTCTGAAGCAGCACTTTGGTAAGAAGATTATTGAACTTGAAGAGGAGAAAAGAGATGTGCAG CAAGAAAGAGATCGATTATTAGCTGCGGCTGAAAACCGTGCTGCTAATTCTGATGGACTGTCCCGGAAATTGCAAGATATGCACTCCCAAAAGCTAAAATCACTTGAAGCACAG ATACAAGATCTTAAGAAGAAACAAGAGAACCAGGTTCAGCTTTTAAAGCAAAAACAGGAGAGTGACGAAGCAGCAAAGCGCTTGCAAGATGAAATACAATCAATCAAGGCGCAGAAG GCACAACTGCAGCAAAAACTTAAACAAGAGGCTGAACAATTTCGTCTATGGAAGGCATCTCGGGAAAAAGAATTGGTGCAG TTAAGGAAGGAGGGGAGGAGGAATGCGTATGAAAGACATAAATTGGTTGCTCTGAATCAGCGCCAAAAGATGGTGAGCATTTTCCTCTCACTTTATGTTGTGTTTCACTCTTCTGCAGCAGCTTGTTGCAGGGAACTGGAAATTTTGATTGTCTACAGAGGGTCTATGCTTGACCCCTGTGCAACAATTCAACTTCTACTTAACGAAATGGCTAAATag
- the LOC104101212 gene encoding kinesin-like protein KIN-4A isoform X2, giving the protein MDSSGYPVKENGDPGDMEEEAAKEWEHTLLQDSLDKELNELNRRLKQKESEMKLYGSFDTMALKQHFGKKIIELEEEKRDVQQERDRLLAAAENRAANSDGLSRKLQDMHSQKLKSLEAQIQDLKKKQENQVQLLKQKQESDEAAKRLQDEIQSIKAQKAQLQQKLKQEAEQFRLWKASREKELVQLRKEGRRNAYERHKLVALNQRQKMI; this is encoded by the exons ATGGATTCATCCGGTTATCCTGTGAAAGAAAATG GTGATCCAGGAGATATGGAAGAAGAAGCAGCAAAAGAGTGGGAACACACTCTCCTTCAAGACTCCTTAGACAAAGAATTGAATGAATTAAATAGGCGTTTAAAGCAGAAAGAG TCTGAGATGAAACTTTATGGAAGCTTTGACACCATGGCTCTGAAGCAGCACTTTGGTAAGAAGATTATTGAACTTGAAGAGGAGAAAAGAGATGTGCAG CAAGAAAGAGATCGATTATTAGCTGCGGCTGAAAACCGTGCTGCTAATTCTGATGGACTGTCCCGGAAATTGCAAGATATGCACTCCCAAAAGCTAAAATCACTTGAAGCACAG ATACAAGATCTTAAGAAGAAACAAGAGAACCAGGTTCAGCTTTTAAAGCAAAAACAGGAGAGTGACGAAGCAGCAAAGCGCTTGCAAGATGAAATACAATCAATCAAGGCGCAGAAG GCACAACTGCAGCAAAAACTTAAACAAGAGGCTGAACAATTTCGTCTATGGAAGGCATCTCGGGAAAAAGAATTGGTGCAG TTAAGGAAGGAGGGGAGGAGGAATGCGTATGAAAGACATAAATTGGTTGCTCTGAATCAGCGCCAAAAGATG